A window of Primulina tabacum isolate GXHZ01 chromosome 4, ASM2559414v2, whole genome shotgun sequence contains these coding sequences:
- the LOC142543298 gene encoding putative inactive DNA (cytosine-5)-methyltransferase DRM3 isoform X2: MNFLIEEVRFAMDKLGEDASIGQLMDFIFAARMAKKYEKLARVSVSGDEDSNEECSNEALFGIMEKTLRLLEIGFSEQEISIAFEKCGSKASLQELTDSIFGVQLSGSCPNSDKYSSTSLSTSTTQINPKTLHSGLGGYLCNKSFDSITVKTEECGPDAAARVGISDLLEKLKGKRPKEEETENSNNWKKLKEEFTEESNDSVGRMLVEARRRNPNFTSNRVPVLQRRFNSMGSLEEDIKPPMLIPRPCKTLTSVVAKSPYFLYGNVTNLSQDSWAKLSQFLYSVQPEFVNTEMRSALSRKEGYIHNLPTEDRFYSFPKSPMTIQEAIPHSRKWWPLWDTRKQLSNISCETSGISQLCDRFGRMLTESKGLLTDAQRRDLLQQCQALNLVWLGNYKLAPIEPEHLEHIMGYPTHHTRAVGFSLSDRLKSLKLAFQTDTLAYHLSVLKPLFPGGMTVLSFFNGIGGALVALHRLGIRLKGAVSVEPCENKRRIVTQWWENTGQSGELIQVEDSQKLSSNKLEDLIKKFRGFDVVICQNPYASGDSTTDLAALDFSLFVEFVRVLQRVRTTMERNR; encoded by the exons ATGAATTTCTTAATTGAGGAAGTTCGGTTTGCGATGGATAAACTTG GTGAGGATGCATCTATTGGTCAACTAATGGACTTCATCTTTGCTGCAAGGATGGCCAAAAAGTATGAAAAGCTTGCAAGAGTTTCAGTGAGTGGGGATGAAGATAGCAACGAG GAATGCAGCAATGAGGCCTTGTTTGGTATTATGGAGAAGACACTGAGATTGCTTGAAATCGGCTTTTCTGAACAAGAGATTTCGATAGCTTTTGAGAAATGTG GTTCTAAAGCATCTCTGCAAGAGCTTACTGATTCAATTTTTGGAGTTCAACTTTCTGGCAGTTGCCCAAATTCGGACAAG TATTCCTCGACTTCTTTGAGCACTTCAACAACccaaataaatcctaaaacttTACACAGTGGGTTGGGAGGTTACTTATGTAATAAATCTTTTGATTCAATTACTGTAAAAACTGAGGAATGCGGTCCAGATGCCGCTGCTCGAGTTGGGATCTCTGATTTGCTTGAAAAATTGAAAGGCAAGAGgccaaaagaagaagaaactgaAAACTCAAACAACTGGAAGAAGCTGAAGGAAGAGTTTACCGAAGAGTCTAACGATTCTGTTGGCCGAATGTTGGTGGAAGCAAGAAGAAGAAACCCCAATTTCACCAGTAATCGAGTACCAGTCTTGCAGAGACGATTTAACAGTATGGGGAGTCTGGAAGAAGATATAAAGCCACCAATGCTTATTCCCAGGCCTTGCAAGACTCTTACTAGCGTGGTGGCAAAATCCCCTTACTTTCTTTATGGAAACGTGACTAATTTATCCCAGGATTCTTGGGCCAAACTCTCACAATTTTTGTATTCAGTTCAGCCTGAGTTTGTGAATACTGAAATGCGCTCAGCATTGAGCAGGAAGGAAGGCTACATACATAACCTCCCTACTGAAGATAGGTTTTACAGTTTCCCAAAGTCACCAATGACTATTCAAGAAGCTATACCACATAGTAGAAAATGGTGGCCCTTGTGGGATACAAGGAAACAGTTGAGCAATATTAGTTGTGAAACGAGTGGAATATCTCAGCTCTGTGACAGGTTTGGAAGAATGTTGACTGAGTCTAAAGGGCTTCTCACAGATGCACAACGGAGAGACCTTCTCCAGCAATGCCAGGCACTGAATCTTGTATGGCTTGGCAATTACAAGTTGGCCCCAATTGAACCTGAACATCTAGAGCACATCATGGGCTATCCAACACACCACACTCGAGCAGTTGGATTTAGCTTGTCGGATAGACTTAAATCACTTAAACTCGCTTTTCAGACAGATACACTGGCTTACCATCTCTCGGTACTGAAGCCCTTGTTTCCTGGAGGAATGACAGTGTTGTCATTCTTTAATGGAATAGGTGGTGCTTTAGTTGCGTTACACAGACTTGGCATTCGTTTGAAAGGTGCTGTTTCTGTGGAGCCCTGTGAAAATAAGCGCAGAATCGTCACACAGTGGTGGGAGAACACTGGACAGAGTGGAGAGCTGATTCAAGTTGAAGACAGTCAGAAATTATCAAGTAACAAGCTTGAAGATTTGATTAAAAAGTTCCGAGGATTCGATGTAGTAATATGTCAGAATCCTTATGCTTCTGGAGATAGTACTACTGATCTTGCAGCTTTAGATTTCTCCTTGTTTGTAGAATTCGTTCGGGTTTTGCAACGTGTTAGGACCACAATGGAGAGAAACAGGTGA
- the LOC142543298 gene encoding putative inactive DNA (cytosine-5)-methyltransferase DRM3 isoform X1: MCEVVEISDEEGPLVPDNDVGIKTKDEVLDYDLPLPKICPQHGVDNEASSSQNNLRTAFVGMGFTPSLVDKAIKENGEGNTDLLLETLFAYSALHKPESPDSLDSFFDEDTNNNACSDRAFPLKEEPDVCSGYADEKIVSLLKMNFLIEEVRFAMDKLGEDASIGQLMDFIFAARMAKKYEKLARVSVSGDEDSNEECSNEALFGIMEKTLRLLEIGFSEQEISIAFEKCGSKASLQELTDSIFGVQLSGSCPNSDKYSSTSLSTSTTQINPKTLHSGLGGYLCNKSFDSITVKTEECGPDAAARVGISDLLEKLKGKRPKEEETENSNNWKKLKEEFTEESNDSVGRMLVEARRRNPNFTSNRVPVLQRRFNSMGSLEEDIKPPMLIPRPCKTLTSVVAKSPYFLYGNVTNLSQDSWAKLSQFLYSVQPEFVNTEMRSALSRKEGYIHNLPTEDRFYSFPKSPMTIQEAIPHSRKWWPLWDTRKQLSNISCETSGISQLCDRFGRMLTESKGLLTDAQRRDLLQQCQALNLVWLGNYKLAPIEPEHLEHIMGYPTHHTRAVGFSLSDRLKSLKLAFQTDTLAYHLSVLKPLFPGGMTVLSFFNGIGGALVALHRLGIRLKGAVSVEPCENKRRIVTQWWENTGQSGELIQVEDSQKLSSNKLEDLIKKFRGFDVVICQNPYASGDSTTDLAALDFSLFVEFVRVLQRVRTTMERNR, translated from the exons GACAATGAAGCTAGCTCATCGCAAAACAATTTAAGAACAGCCTTTGTAGGCATGGGTTTTACGCCATCTCTCGTCGATAAGGCAATCAAGGAAAATG GTGAAGGAAATACTGATTTATTACTAGAGACTCTCTTTGCATATTCC GCTCTTCATAAACCAGAATCACCTGATTCTCTTGATAGCTTTTTTGATGAGGATACAAATAACAATGCCTGTTCGGATAGGGCTTTTCCATTAAAAGAG GAACCTGATGTTTGCAGTGGATATGCTGACGAGAAAATCGTGTCCTTGTTAAAAATGAATTTCTTAATTGAGGAAGTTCGGTTTGCGATGGATAAACTTG GTGAGGATGCATCTATTGGTCAACTAATGGACTTCATCTTTGCTGCAAGGATGGCCAAAAAGTATGAAAAGCTTGCAAGAGTTTCAGTGAGTGGGGATGAAGATAGCAACGAG GAATGCAGCAATGAGGCCTTGTTTGGTATTATGGAGAAGACACTGAGATTGCTTGAAATCGGCTTTTCTGAACAAGAGATTTCGATAGCTTTTGAGAAATGTG GTTCTAAAGCATCTCTGCAAGAGCTTACTGATTCAATTTTTGGAGTTCAACTTTCTGGCAGTTGCCCAAATTCGGACAAG TATTCCTCGACTTCTTTGAGCACTTCAACAACccaaataaatcctaaaacttTACACAGTGGGTTGGGAGGTTACTTATGTAATAAATCTTTTGATTCAATTACTGTAAAAACTGAGGAATGCGGTCCAGATGCCGCTGCTCGAGTTGGGATCTCTGATTTGCTTGAAAAATTGAAAGGCAAGAGgccaaaagaagaagaaactgaAAACTCAAACAACTGGAAGAAGCTGAAGGAAGAGTTTACCGAAGAGTCTAACGATTCTGTTGGCCGAATGTTGGTGGAAGCAAGAAGAAGAAACCCCAATTTCACCAGTAATCGAGTACCAGTCTTGCAGAGACGATTTAACAGTATGGGGAGTCTGGAAGAAGATATAAAGCCACCAATGCTTATTCCCAGGCCTTGCAAGACTCTTACTAGCGTGGTGGCAAAATCCCCTTACTTTCTTTATGGAAACGTGACTAATTTATCCCAGGATTCTTGGGCCAAACTCTCACAATTTTTGTATTCAGTTCAGCCTGAGTTTGTGAATACTGAAATGCGCTCAGCATTGAGCAGGAAGGAAGGCTACATACATAACCTCCCTACTGAAGATAGGTTTTACAGTTTCCCAAAGTCACCAATGACTATTCAAGAAGCTATACCACATAGTAGAAAATGGTGGCCCTTGTGGGATACAAGGAAACAGTTGAGCAATATTAGTTGTGAAACGAGTGGAATATCTCAGCTCTGTGACAGGTTTGGAAGAATGTTGACTGAGTCTAAAGGGCTTCTCACAGATGCACAACGGAGAGACCTTCTCCAGCAATGCCAGGCACTGAATCTTGTATGGCTTGGCAATTACAAGTTGGCCCCAATTGAACCTGAACATCTAGAGCACATCATGGGCTATCCAACACACCACACTCGAGCAGTTGGATTTAGCTTGTCGGATAGACTTAAATCACTTAAACTCGCTTTTCAGACAGATACACTGGCTTACCATCTCTCGGTACTGAAGCCCTTGTTTCCTGGAGGAATGACAGTGTTGTCATTCTTTAATGGAATAGGTGGTGCTTTAGTTGCGTTACACAGACTTGGCATTCGTTTGAAAGGTGCTGTTTCTGTGGAGCCCTGTGAAAATAAGCGCAGAATCGTCACACAGTGGTGGGAGAACACTGGACAGAGTGGAGAGCTGATTCAAGTTGAAGACAGTCAGAAATTATCAAGTAACAAGCTTGAAGATTTGATTAAAAAGTTCCGAGGATTCGATGTAGTAATATGTCAGAATCCTTATGCTTCTGGAGATAGTACTACTGATCTTGCAGCTTTAGATTTCTCCTTGTTTGTAGAATTCGTTCGGGTTTTGCAACGTGTTAGGACCACAATGGAGAGAAACAGGTGA